A genomic region of Bubalus kerabau isolate K-KA32 ecotype Philippines breed swamp buffalo chromosome 10, PCC_UOA_SB_1v2, whole genome shotgun sequence contains the following coding sequences:
- the LCTL gene encoding lactase-like protein isoform X3 produces MASYFSDYASLCFEAFGDRVKHWVTFSDPRAHAQAWHAYNDTWRGQQQGLVGISLNCDWGEPVDLSNPKDIEAAERYLQFCLGWFANPIYAGDYPQVMKDHIGRKSAEQGLEMSRLPVFSLQEKSYIKGTSDFLGLGHFTTRYITERNYPSGQGPSYQNDRDLVELVDPNWLDLGSKWLYSVPWGFRRLLNFAQTQYGNPLIYVTENGASQKLHCTQLCDEWRIQYLKGYTNEMLKEPLLSYMQIVTEIVVPTVCTLCILIAAVLLMLLLRSLS; encoded by the exons ATGGCCAGCTACTTCAGTGATTATGCCAGCCTGTGCTTTGAGGCTTTTGGGGACCGTGTGAAACACTGGGTTACTTTCAGTGATCCTCGG GCCCACGCCCAGGCCTGGCATGCCTACAACGACACGTGGCGCGGCCAGCAGCAAG gTCTGGTGGGGATTTCATTAAACTGCGACTGGGGGGAACCTGTGGACCTTAGTAACCCCAAGGACATAGAGGCTGCCGAGAGATACCTACAGTTCTGCCTGGGCTGGTTTGCCAACCCCATTTACGCTGGAGACTACCCCCAAGTCATGAAGGACCATATCG GAAGAAAGAGTGCAGAGCAAGGCCTGGAAATGTCAAGGCTGCCAGTGTTCTCACTCCAGGAGAAGAGCTACATTAAAGGCACATCTGACTTCTTGGGCTTAGGCCATTTTACGACTCGGTACATCACGGAAAGGAACTATCCTTCTGGCCAGGGGCCCAGCTACCAGAATGATCGTGACTTAGTAGAACTGGTTGACCCAAACTGGCTTGATTTGGGATCTAAATGGCTATATTCTGTGCCATGGGGATTTCGGAGGCTTCTCAATTTTGCTCAG ACTCAATACGGCAATCCACTCATATATGTGACAGAAAATGGAGCGTCTCAAAAATTACACTGTACCCAATTGTGTGATGAGTGGAGAATTCAATATCTTAAAGGATACACAAATGAAATGCTAAAAG AGCCTTTGCTAAGTTACATGCAGATCGTGACGGAGATCGTGGTACCCACAGTCTGCACCCTCTGTATACTAATCGCTGCAGTTCTCCTGATGCTTCTCCTGCGGAGTCTGAGCTGA
- the LCTL gene encoding lactase-like protein isoform X2, producing MASYFSDYASLCFEAFGDRVKHWVTFSDPRTMAEEGYETGHHAPGLKLQGTGLYKAAHHVIKAHAQAWHAYNDTWRGQQQGLVGISLNCDWGEPVDLSNPKDIEAAERYLQFCLGWFANPIYAGDYPQVMKDHIGRKSAEQGLEMSRLPVFSLQEKSYIKGTSDFLGLGHFTTRYITERNYPSGQGPSYQNDRDLVELVDPNWLDLGSKWLYSVPWGFRRLLNFAQTQYGNPLIYVTENGASQKLHCTQLCDEWRIQYLKGYTNEMLKEPLLSYMQIVTEIVVPTVCTLCILIAAVLLMLLLRSLS from the exons ATGGCCAGCTACTTCAGTGATTATGCCAGCCTGTGCTTTGAGGCTTTTGGGGACCGTGTGAAACACTGGGTTACTTTCAGTGATCCTCGG ACAATGGCAGAAGAGGGCTACGAGACGGGCCACCACGCACCTGGCCTGAAGCTCCAGGGCACGGGCCTGTACAAGGCGGCACATCACGTCATTAAG GCCCACGCCCAGGCCTGGCATGCCTACAACGACACGTGGCGCGGCCAGCAGCAAG gTCTGGTGGGGATTTCATTAAACTGCGACTGGGGGGAACCTGTGGACCTTAGTAACCCCAAGGACATAGAGGCTGCCGAGAGATACCTACAGTTCTGCCTGGGCTGGTTTGCCAACCCCATTTACGCTGGAGACTACCCCCAAGTCATGAAGGACCATATCG GAAGAAAGAGTGCAGAGCAAGGCCTGGAAATGTCAAGGCTGCCAGTGTTCTCACTCCAGGAGAAGAGCTACATTAAAGGCACATCTGACTTCTTGGGCTTAGGCCATTTTACGACTCGGTACATCACGGAAAGGAACTATCCTTCTGGCCAGGGGCCCAGCTACCAGAATGATCGTGACTTAGTAGAACTGGTTGACCCAAACTGGCTTGATTTGGGATCTAAATGGCTATATTCTGTGCCATGGGGATTTCGGAGGCTTCTCAATTTTGCTCAG ACTCAATACGGCAATCCACTCATATATGTGACAGAAAATGGAGCGTCTCAAAAATTACACTGTACCCAATTGTGTGATGAGTGGAGAATTCAATATCTTAAAGGATACACAAATGAAATGCTAAAAG AGCCTTTGCTAAGTTACATGCAGATCGTGACGGAGATCGTGGTACCCACAGTCTGCACCCTCTGTATACTAATCGCTGCAGTTCTCCTGATGCTTCTCCTGCGGAGTCTGAGCTGA